A section of the Primulina eburnea isolate SZY01 chromosome 1, ASM2296580v1, whole genome shotgun sequence genome encodes:
- the LOC140814634 gene encoding protein GLUTAMINE DUMPER 6-like, whose amino-acid sequence MRPTPTTVAHDSPSGFLNWNSPLPYLFGGLGLMLLLIAVALIILACSYRKSSSRSADHDGVKATQLPATVDAADNTPKIVVIMAGDNNPTQIAVPIPSSFFISAKQLP is encoded by the coding sequence ATGAGGCCAACACCGACAACAGTTGCACACGATAGTCCCTCTGGATTCTTGAACTGGAATTCTCCATTGCCTTACTTGTTCGGCGGCTTAGGCTTGATGCTTCTGTTGATCGCTGTAGCCTTGATCATCTTAGCCTGTTCCTACCGGAAATCCTCCTCTCGCTCCGCCGATCATGACGGAGTGAAGGCGACTCAGCTACCCGCCACCGTAGATGCGGCCGACAACACGCCAAAGATTGTGGTTATCATGGCCGGAGATAATAATCCGACCCAAATCGCAGTTCCTATCCCTTCTTCTTTCTTCATCAGCGCCAAACAGCTGCCTTGA
- the LOC140810014 gene encoding uncharacterized protein yields MDNSQNMSYQAGQAKGQAQEKGNQMMDKASNAAQSAKESMQETGQQMKAKAQGAAESVKNATGMNK; encoded by the exons ATGGATAATTCACAGAACATGAGTTACCAAGCCGGCCAGGCCAAGGGACAGGCGCAG GAAAAAGGTAACCAGATGATGGACAAGGCTAGTAACGCTGCACAATCTGCCAAGGAATCAATGCAGGAG ACTGGACAGCAGATGAAAGCTAAGGCGCAAGGTGCAGCTGAATCTGTGAAGAATGCCACGGGCATGAATAAGTGA
- the LOC140837467 gene encoding uncharacterized protein, producing MGAVTSSMAAKFAFFPPNPPSYAVTVAEATGKLRMTEVAEKENVDVLKVKSKRGTEIVVVYVKNPTAKLTLLYSHGNAADLGQMYDLFSELSIHLRVNLMGYDYSGYGQSTGKPSEQNTYADIEAAYECLQEIYGVKEEDIILYGQSVGSGPTLDLASRLSKLRAVVLHSAILSGLRVMYPVKRTYWFDIYKNIDKIPLVQCPVLLIHGTADDVVDCSHGKQLWELCKDKYEPLWVKGGNHCDLELYPEYIKHLKKFISAIEKSGHTRNGSFSSVDRMEIARNSTDCRPRPSLDQREKSKSSTDDRENPRVSIDRRDKSRASTDKRERSRKTADYPEKPNNNAEQPERARNSIDRFGDMMKSAVLCNIDCFKPVGTKI from the exons ATGGGGGCGGTGACGTCGTCGATGGCGGCGAAGTTTGCGTTTTTTCCGCCGAATCCACCTTCGTATGCGGTGACGGTGGCTGAGGCGACGGGGAAGCTTCGGATGACGGAGGTGGCGGAGAAGGAAAATGTTGACGTTCTGAAAGTTAAATCGAAGAGGGGGACGGAGATTGTGGTGGTTTACGTGAAGAACCCGACGGCGAAGCTCACGTTGTTGTACTCCCACGGCAACGCCGCTGATCTAGGGCAGATGTATGACCTCTTTAGTGAGCTCAGCATTCACCTTCGGGTGAATTTGATGGG GTATGATTATTCAGGCTATGGACAGTCCACCGGGAAG CCAAGTGAGCAAAACACTTATGCGGACATAGAAGCTGCATATGAATGCCTTCAAGAAATTTATGGTGTGAAGGAAGAGGATATAATATTGTACGGACAGTCTGTTGGCAGTGGACCAACTTTAGATTTGGCGTCTCGTTTGTCTAAATTAAGAGCGGTCGTGCTTCACAGCGCTATACTCTCAGGACTGCGAGTTATGTATCCCGTGAAGCGAACATATTGGTTTGACATTTATAAG AATATCGACAAAATCCCATTAGTCCAATGTCCTGTATTGCTTATCCAT GGTACGGCAGATGATGTAGTAGATTGCTCCCATGGTAAACAGCTATGGGAGCTTTGTAAAGACAAGTACGAGCCATTATGGGTTAAAGGTGGCAACCATTGTGACCTTGAGCTCTACCCAGAATATATCAAGCATTTGAAGAAGTTCATCTCAGCTATCGAGAAATCTGGACATACGAGGAACGGATCCTTTTCATCTGTGGATCGGATGGAGATTGCTCGAAACAGCACAGATTGCAGACCCAGACCAAGCTTAGATCAAAGAGAGAAGTCGAAATCAAGCACAGATGACAGAGAGAATCCTCGAGTGAGCATAGATCGAAGAGATAAGTCTAGAGCAAGCACTGACAAGAGAGAAAGATCGCGAAAAACTGCAGATTATCCTGAGAAACCGAATAATAATGCAGAACAGCCAGAGAGAGCACGGAACAGCATAGATCG CTTTGGAGATATGATGAAATCGGCTGTTTTGTGTAATATCGACTGTTTCAAGCCTGTGGGAACGAAGATTTGA
- the LOC140837942 gene encoding S-adenosylmethionine decarboxylase proenzyme-like translates to MTVPISPMGFEGYEKRLEIYFSEPGIFADPGGRGLRTLSKFQLNEILDPAQCTIVSSLKNDEVDSYVLSESSLFVYNYKIILKTCGTTKLLLSIPPILKLSGMLGLSVSSVRYSRGSFIFPGAQPFPYRSFSDEVAVLDYHFSILGLSSKAYVLGDSDDHEKWHVYSACANGSRGLSPVYTLEMCMTNLDQKKASVFFKNQSSSASVMTEVSGIRKILPRSEICDFEFDPCGYSMNAIEGGAISTIHVTPEDGFSYASFEAVGYYFNLQDLSLLLERVLACFQPVKFSVALHSSIAGEDLDSEFILCMKGYCCGERNCEALGNGGSIMYSSFTSSRGCGSPRSILQSCWSENEDEEVEKK, encoded by the coding sequence ATGACTGTACCAATCTCCCCAATGGGATTCGAAGGTTATGAGAAGAGGCTCGAGATTTATTTTTCTGAGCCTGGTATATTTGCTGATCCTGGAGGTCGTGGCCTTCGGACTCTGTCCAAATTCCAACTAAATGAAATTTTAGACCCGGCTCAATGCACCATTGTATCTTCACTAAAGAATGATGAAGTAGACTCCTATGTTCTATCAGAATCAAGCCTCTTTGTGTACAATTACAAAATTATACTGAAAACATGTGGGACTACCAAACTGCTGCTTTCTATCCCACCTATCCTTAAGCTGTCTGGTATGCTTGGTCTTTCTGTGAGTTCCGTAAGATACAGTCGTGGAAGTTTCATTTTTCCTGGCGCCCAGCCATTTCCGTACCGTAGCTTTTCTGATGAAGTTGCTGTTCTCGATTACCATTTTAGCATACTTGGTCTGAGTAGCAAGGCCTATGTGTTGGGTGATTCTGATGACCATGAGAAATGGCACGTTTATTCTGCTTGTGCCAATGGGAGTAGAGGTTTGAGCCCTGTTTACACTCTAGAGATGTGCATGACGAATTTGGACCAAAAGAAGGCTTCTGTGTTTTTCAAGAACCAATCAAGCTCTGCGTCTGTTATGACTGAAGTGTCTGGAATCAGAAAAATACTTCCGCGTTCTGAGATATGTGATTTCGAATTTGATCCCTGTGGTTACTCAATGAATGCTATAGAAGGCGGTGCAATCTCTACAATTCACGTCACACCAGAAGATGGCTTCAGTTACGCGAGTTTTGAAGCAGTGGGCTACTACTTTAATCTACAAGATCTGTCTCTACTACTGGAGAGGGTGTTGGCTTGCTTCCAGCCAGTAAAGTTTTCTGTGGCTTTGCATTCTTCTATTGCTGGAGAGGACCTTGATTCTGAGTTTATTCTATGCATGAAGGGATATTGTTGTGGAGAACGAAACTGCGAAGCACTTGGCAATGGAGGATCCATTATGTACAGCAGCTTCACTAGCTCGAGGGGCTGCGGATCACCCAGGTCGATTCTGCAATCATGTTGGAGCGAGAATGAGGATGAGGAAGTTGAGAAGAAAtaa
- the LOC140837547 gene encoding LOW QUALITY PROTEIN: WPP domain-interacting tail-anchored protein 1-like (The sequence of the model RefSeq protein was modified relative to this genomic sequence to represent the inferred CDS: deleted 1 base in 1 codon) — MGSDTIQDGSAAIDHVGSGEMEAESNNVDSLEVVSSRGDINEELDSSAKSLTRVELDLACCSEKLVNLDILVMHVASRENDFEAFALEGERRLECSVEKAFQFDLLYGFLDSEIRELDNFLLDLQTDVVTSRKVVSSFNQLGDGFREMEEKMRDCEESLKRSFEQVSDMKLQSANFQRILLTTSEDEKSKYDKEFAGLENGDLSNLNTKIRMQTSEQQRHILRMLEKSLAREMDLEKKLTEARQIEEDLKFRLQQEVISIEEEAEIIWERLFEAENNSEILLGILNELVGTIQMAQFNLDGYIQREGELILQCKGLNEQLQEKDLALVHSERSRGELLEKVCLLEQKLSEYEAQLHSFEDTLEQNKESSSKIYDRENISDETMEKVAEAEKRVESSESECKLLRESNMELNNDLSRLKRDIADATERVEQLERQLKDSEIKRLHSEASAEASEEKQHMLNCTIEDMEDLIKDLKSKVSKAENQTESVEDKCVTLSESNAELVGEVNFLRGRVEHLETSLHQADDAKKETVKDFRMYTKVIADLVLQLALERERLHKQISTLAKEKKVVVHKHLKQMNEGNSFNVVENPAANTKLLKVSNLSLNRGTSGNESNEKITGSSVTDYQIGNDPGDSLLTSEIKMEHSISTSKLEPVRNIEASQLNFKYISVAVFGMVISLLAASLFQRYEWQNSKNSG, encoded by the exons ATGGGTTCCGACACCATTCAAGATGGATCTGCTGCTATCGATCATGTAGGTTCTGGTGAAATGGAAGCTGAATCAAATAATGTGGATTCACTTGAAGTTGTTTCATCTCGTGGAGACATCAATGAAGAGCTAGATAGCAGT GCAAAATCTTTAACAAGGGTTGAATTAGATTTAGCATGTTGCTCTGAAAAGCTGGTTAATTTGGATATACTTGTGATGCATGTGGCTTCAAGGGAAAATGATTTTGAAGCTTTTGCTTTGGAGGGGGAGCGTAGATTGGAATGCTCAGTTGAGAAAGCATTTCAATTTGACCTTTTATATGGGTTTTTGGACTCTGAAATCAGAGAACTGGATAATTTTCTATTGGATCTTCAAACTGATGTTGTTACTTCCAGAAAGGTCGTATCATCATTCAACCAGCTTGGTGATGGTTTTAGGGAAATGGAAGAAAAGATGCGAGATTGTGAGGAATCTCTGAAGCGGTCATTTGAACAGGTATCAGACATGAAATTGCAATCTGCCAACTTCCAGAGGATCTTGTTAACTACCTCTGAAGATGAAAAAT CAAAATATGACAAGGAGTTTGCAGGTCTGGAAAATGGCGATCTCTCTAATTTGAATACAAAGATTAGAATGCAGACTTCAGAGCAGCAGAGGCATATTTTGAGAATGCTGGAGAAGTCTTTGGCTCGTGAAATGGATTTAGAGAAGAAGCTGACTGAGGCTAGACAAATTGaggaagatttaaaatttaggCTACAACAAGAAGTCATCAgtattgaagaagaagctgaaaTTATTTGGGAAAGACTGTTTGAGGCAGAAAATAATTCAGAAATTTTGTTGGGGATTTTGAATGAGCTAGTTGGGACAATTCAGATGGCACAGTTTAATTTAGATGGATATATTCAGAGAGAAGGAGAATTGATACTTCAGTGTAAAGGTTTAAATGAACAACTGCAAGAAAAAGACCTTGCTTTAGTGCACTCTGAGCGTTCCAGGGGCGAACTTTTGGAAAAGGTTTGTTTACTAGAGCAGAAACTGAGCGAATATGAGGCTCAACTGCACTCTTTTGAGGATACTTTAGAGCAAAATAAAGAATCTTCCTCAAAGATTTATGACAGAGAAAATATAAGTGATGAAACGATGGAAAAAGTCGCTGAAGCTGAAAAGCGGGTTGAGAGTTCCGAATCTGAGTGTAAATTGCTTAGAGAGTCTAATATGGAGCTTAATAATGACCTGAGTCGCTTGAAAAGAGACATTGCTGATGCAACTGAGAGGGTGGAGCAACTAGAGAGGCAGTTAAAAGATTCCGAAATCAAGCGACTGCATTCAGAGGCATCTGCTGAAGCTAGTGAAGAGAAGCAACATATGCTAAATTGCACTATCGAGGATATGGAAGATTTGATAAAGGATCTTAAATCAAAGGTTTCAAAAGCTGAAAATCAGACTGAGAGCGTTGAAGATAAGTGCGTCACCTTGTCAGAGTCCAATGCTGAACTTGTTGGAGAAGTTAATTTTCTAAGAGGTAGAGTGGAACACTTGGAAACATCTTTGCATCAGGCTGATGATGCAAAGAAGGAGACTGTAAAAGATTTTAGGATGTATACTAAAGTTATTGCTGATTTAGTTTTGCAGTTGGCTCTTGAAAGAGAACGTCTTCACAAGCAG ATTTCAACTTTGGCAAAAGAGAAAAAGGTAGTAGTACATAAGCATTTGAAGCAAATGAATGAGGGCAATTCATTCAATGTGGTTGAAAATCCTGCTGCCAACACAAAATTATTGAAGGTCTCCAATTTAAGTCTTAATCGTGGGACCTCTGGAAATGAAAGTAATGAGAAAATAACAGGGTCTTCAGTTACAGATTATCAG attgGAAATGATCCTGGAGATTCATTATTAACAAGTGAGATCAAGATGGAGCATTCCATTTCCACCTCCAAGCTCGAGCCTGTGAGGAACATAGAGGCAAGTCAGCTAAATTTCAAGTACATATCCGTTGCTGTTTTTGGAATGGTGATTTCTTTGTTGGCGGCTTCTCTCTTCCAGCGCTACGAATGGCAAAATTCGAAGAACTCAGGCTAA
- the LOC140837853 gene encoding basic leucine zipper 43-like: protein MEQKVSPFSSSSPYYKFTSSITFHSVFNLQLLLLSIQIYFIHHIYSAKSKAMQSSEFSELRYPLFPQLPSQFPPQFPLAGINPPAYHHHFNSAIPNHNLIQELSPQPVTCCFSSNSTSDEGDEQQLNIINERKQRRMISNRESARRSRMRKQKHLDDLWSQVVCLRNENSQLVDRLNDYSERYDQVVQENCQLKEEASELRQTIVHMQLNSPFEGLPELDDDRSMKM, encoded by the coding sequence ATGGAGCAAAAAGTTTCTCCATTTTCATCATCTTCTCCATACTATAAATTCACATCTTCAATCACGTTTCACTCCGTCTTCAACCTCCAACTTCTCCTCCTTTCAATCCAGATATATTTTATTCACCATATATATTCCGCTAAATCCAAAGCAATGCAATCCAGCGAATTTTCAGAGCTCCGCTACCCTCTATTCCCACAACTCCCGTCCCAGTTCCCGCCCCAATTCCCCCTCGCCGGAATCAACCCACCAGCCTACCACCACCACTTCAACTCGGCGATTCCGAACCATAACTTAATCCAGGAACTCAGCCCTCAACCAGTCACGTGCTGTTTCAGCAGCAACTCGACTTCCGACGAAGGCGACGAGCAGCAGCTGAACATAATCAACGAGCGGAAACAGAGAAGGATGATATCGAACAGGGAGTCCGCGCGCAGGTCGCGTATGCGCAAGCAGAAGCACCTGGACGATCTCTGGTCGCAGGTCGTCTGCTTGAGGAACGAGAATAGCCAGCTCGTGGATAGACTGAACGATTACTCGGAGCGCTACGATCAAGTGGTGCAGGAGAATTGTCAGCTCAAAGAAGAGGCTTCGGAGCTTCGTCAGACGATCGTTCACATGCAGCTGAACAGCCCTTTTGAAGGACTTCCGGAGCTTGACGATGACCGATCCATGAAAATGTGA
- the LOC140837667 gene encoding uncharacterized protein has translation MAEVSNLRGLNHHSLPLSRRSLPSTATNVPLQEESGEEEEFYRHHGPLFFNFDSFSSPDNPSNPTFLDDYTSSFNFDFEASAAENLDSGYEDPNCFFFGGEEDEEQMNFVTDLFESRETYLGEDPIWEFDSEPVDESGLEFGFGPGLGSNGGLRVADMDSESDSEEFEVNSGFVNNDDDNYDDGFEVNNENYHSANEREEFEWEEVSERLHFDEVENLNSVIDRIEEISVSSDISSSDGGNSMLGDAMREEDEGNIEWEVLLAMNNLERNFELENSAESIQESGIPHGNLRDREDYILALEYDTLFGQLVENENALKGSPPAAKSVVENLPSVVYTKEVVEENSCLVSCAVCMDEFAVGEKLTRMPCFHLYHGECILPWLHNRNTCPVCRYELPTDDADYERRRSERRGGGGLSASRLAISR, from the coding sequence ATGGCGGAGGTCTCTAATCTACGCGGCCTCAACCACCATTCTCTGCCGCTTTCCCGGCGTTCCTTACCATCCACCGCCACGAATGTGCCTTTGCAAGAAGAATCCGGGGAGGAAGAAGAATTCTATCGTCATCACGGccctttattttttaatttcgaTTCATTCTCCTCTCCAGATAATCCTTCAAACCCGACATTTTTGGACGATTACACCAGTTCCTTTAATTTCGACTTCGAAGCAAGCGCAGCTGAAAACCTGGATTCTGGATACGAGGACCCGAATTGCTTCTTCTTCGGAGGCGAAGAAGATGAGGAACAGATGAATTTCGTCACAGATCTATTCGAATCGCGTGAAACCTACTTGGGGGAGGACCCGATCTGGGAGTTTGATTCAGAACCGGTGGACGAGTCGGGCCTTGAATTCGGGTTTGGTCCGGGCCTTGGGTCAAATGGGGGCCTTCGGGTTGCGGACATGGATTCGGAGTCAGATTCTGAAGAATTCGAGGTGAATTCTGGTTTTGTCAACAACGATGATGATAATTATGATGATGGCTTTGAGGTAAATAATGAGAACTATCATAGCGCAAATGAGCGGGAAGAGTTTGAATGGGAGGAGGTGAGTGAAAGACTCCATTTTGACGAGGTAGAGAATTTGAATTCTGTTATTGATAGAATTGAGGAAATATCCGTTTCTTCAGATATTTCTTCCTCAGACGGCGGAAATTCGATGCTAGGTGATGCTATGCGAGAAGAGGATGAAGGAAATATAGAATGGGAAGTGCTGTTGGCAATGAATAATTTGGAGAGGAATTTTGAGCTGGAAAATTCTGCAGAAAGTATTCAGGAGAGTGGGATTCCCCATGGCAATCTGCGGGATCGTGAAGATTATATTTTGGCTTTGGAATATGATACACTTTTCGGGCAGTTGGTAGAGAATGAGAATGCTTTGAAGGGTAGTCCCCCGGCTGCTAAATCCGTGGTGGAGAACCTGCCTTCGGTGGTGTATACAAAGGAGGTGGTAGAGGAAAATAGTTGTCTGGTTTCTTGTGCAGTTTGTATGGATGAGTTTGCTGTTGGGGAGAAGTTGACGAGGATGCCTTGCTTCCATTTATACCACGGTGAATGTATTTTGCCGTGGCTCCACAATAGGAATACATGTCCTGTTTGTCGGTATGAGTTACCCACAGATGATGCAGATTATGAGAGGAGGAGGTCTGAGAGAAGAGGAGGTGGTGGACTTTCTGCTTCAAGGCTAGCGATCTCGAGGTAA